The following are encoded in a window of Fulvia fulva chromosome 7, complete sequence genomic DNA:
- a CDS encoding 3-oxoacyl-[acyl-carrier-protein] reductase FabG, which yields MPVHNDISGRQALITGASGGIGAACARDLFAQGTSLALTYSANKAPVDQLADELRTSSPDILVANAGYGKRTSDNLDIDIEEWDYTINVNLRASFILTKLAVAHMKEKNWGRIVYISSIAAGGTSINGCHYSASKAGVQGLSKNLAIKLAKNGITCNDVAPAMITGTGMIPDEEFLKGTPGDVKNIPVGRAGTTQECANVVTMLCKTGYMTGQSILISGGLK from the exons ATGCCTGTCCATAACGACATCAGTGGCCGGCAGGCTCTCATTACCGGTGCCTCTGGGGG CATTGGTGCCGCATGTGCTCGAGACCTTTTCGCGCAAGGCACATCGTTAGCCTTGACGTACTCAGCCAACAAAGCTCCTGTCGACCAGTTAGCAGATGAGCTCCG GACATCAAGTCCTGACATCCTAGTCGCAAATGCTGGCTACGGTAAACGGACGTCGGACAATTTGGACATCGACATCGAGGAATGGGACTACACCATCAACGTGAACCTTCGTGCAAGCTTCATTCTGACCAAGCTTGCCGTAGCCCACATGAAGGAGAAGAATTGGGGCAGAATTGTCTATATCTCGTCGATAGCAGCTGGTGGGACCTCCATCAACGGATGCCACTACTCAGCTTCGAAAGCGGGTGTCCAAGGACTTTCGAAGAATCTCGCCATCAAGCTTGCGAAAAACGGCATCACCTGTAACGATGTGGCGCCCGCTATGATCACCGGGACTGGGATGATTCCAGACGAGGAGTTCTTGAAGGGCACGCCTGGTGATGTCAAGAACATTCCTGTTGGTCGAGCAGGTACGACGCAGGAATGTGCAAACGTCGTCACTATGCTATGCAAGACTGGCTACATGACCGGACAGAGCATATTGATATCTGGAGGCTTGAAGTGA